In a genomic window of Tripterygium wilfordii isolate XIE 37 chromosome 8, ASM1340144v1, whole genome shotgun sequence:
- the LOC120004258 gene encoding uncharacterized protein LOC120004258: protein MGIIRSSFTFIAGTVCGVYVAQNYNVPNIEKLAYTLIGKAKEYEEKYRKRNARGDRD from the coding sequence ATGGGAATCATAAGAAGCAGCTTTACCTTCATTGCGGGGACTGTGTGTGGGGTTTACGTTGCTCAAAACTACAACGTTCCCAACATCGAAAAACTCGCATACACCCTCATCGGTAAAGCCAAAGAATACGAAGAGAAGTATCGCAAACGCAACGCGAGAGGCGATCGCGATTAG
- the LOC120004108 gene encoding E3 ubiquitin protein ligase RIN2-like, with protein sequence MGVSYLAISAVSTVFSFVGLQYWSEFSLDKLQSNGLTSENLINLEKANHAFELLLGSYVTTALLANFMLNVFVLLILCLKNIFFVELYPSETRKLVERLINYVIYKGTFLPLVIPPTIFQAGVWAIWLSVLCFLKMFQALARDRLERLNASPSATPLMYFRVYSVLLLVLSVDFFWIRLCLEIYRNLGSAICLLLFFEPFSIAFETMQAMLVHGFQLLDIWLHHVAGNSMDCQTSKFLDTSAAGSLLEWKGCLIRNLGFFLDMATLSTALGHYLYIWWLHGMAFHLVDAVLFLNIRALLSAILKRIRGFIKLKIALGALHAALPDATSEELRAYDDECAICREPMAKAKRLHCSHLFHLACLRSWLDQGLNEIYSCPTCRKPLFFGRPEVEANPRSSEAFNDEQLARQLSAGIDRQNIPGHTLHAGVFPNQTQNDIEGTSWRTAGLDSSWLHTWPSQGVDAAGPSTAVSSVGLGRVQMMMRHLASVGEMRNLASVGETYAQTALEDAAWSLWPMNPSQATTAASPTTPAVGGRYPGGTGGLHMRTESRSADDNIANILAMAETVREVLPHIPDDMIFQDLQRTNSVSVTVNNLLQM encoded by the exons ATGGGTGTGAGCTACTTAGCAATCTCTGCGGTGTCTACTGTTTTTAGCTTCGTGGGTCTTCAATATTGGTCAGAGTTTTCACTAGATAAACTGCAATCGAATGGGTTGACCAGTGAGAATTTGATTAACTTGGAGAAAGCCAACCACGCCTTTGAGCTGCTTTTGGGTTCTTATGTAACTACTGCTTTGTTGGCAAATTTTATGCTCAATGTATTTGTTCTACTCATTCTTTGTCTTAAG aatatattttttgtagAGTTGTATCCTTCAGAAACTCGAAAACTGGTGGAGCGTCTCATCAATTATGTTATTTACAAG GGGACATTTCTGCCGCTGGTTATTCCTCCAACAATTTTTCAAGCTGGCGTTTGGGCAATCTGGTTGTCTGTTCTATGTTTTCTGAAG ATGTTTCAAGCTTTAGCTAGAGATCGACTTGAGCGCTTGAATGCGTCTCCTTCTGCTACACCATTGATGTATTTTCGCGTGTACTCAGTATTGCTGTTGGTCCTCTCTGTTGACTTCTTCTG GATAAGGCTATGTCTGGAAATTTACCGAAATTTGGGTTCAGCCATTTGTCTGTTATTATTCTTTGAGCCTTTCAGCATTGCCTTCGAGACCATGCAG GCCATGCTGGTCCATGGATTTCAGTTGCTTGATATATGGCTTCATCACGTTGCAGGGAACAGCATGGATTGCCAAACATCCAAATTTTTGGATACATCAGCAGCAG GTTCATTGTTGGAATGGAAGGGCTGTCTTATCCGGAATTTGGGCTTTTTCTTGGACATGGCAACTTTGTCTACAGCACTTGGTCATTACTTGTATATTTGGTGGCTTCATGGCATGGCATTTCATCTAGTGGATGCAGTTCTTTTCCTGAATATACGT GCCTTGTTAAGTGCCATCTTAAAGCGCATCAGAGGGTTTATCAAACTGAAAATAGCTTTAGGGGCTCTTCATGCTGCACTTCCTGATGCGACTTCAGAAGAGTTACGGGCATATGATGATGAATGTGCAATCTGTAGG GAACCTATGGCTAAGGCTAAAAGGCTACACTGCAGTCATCTATTCCACCTAGCGTGTCTGAGATCTTG GTTGGATCAAGGTCTGAATGAGATTTATTCATGTCCCACTTGTCGAAAGCCACTTTTCTTTGGAAGACCTGAGGTGGAAGCAAATCCTCGTAGTAGTGAAGCTTTTAATGATGAGCAGCTTGCTCGTCAATTAAGTGCAGGAATTGATCGGCAAAACATTCCTGGACACACCTTACATGCTGGGGTTTTCCCGAATCAGACTCAGAACGATATAGAAGGCACTTCTTGGAG AACTGCTGGGTTGGATTCAAGTTGGTTGCACACATGGCCAAGCCAGGGTGTTGATGCTGCCGGCCCTTCCACTGCTGTCAGTTCAGTTGGACTGGGGAGAGTTCAGATGATGATGAGACATCTTGCCTCTGTTGGAGAGATGAGAAATCTTGCTTCTGTTGGAGAAACTTATGCGCAGACTGCTCTTGAAGATGCTGCTTGGAGCCTTTGGCCAATGAATCCCTCTCAGGCTACTACAGCTGCTTCACCTACTACACCTGCCGTCGGTGGAAGGTATCCTGGAGGCACTGGAGGTCTACATATGAGGACTGAGTCGCGCTCTGCTGATGACAACATAGCAAATATACTGGCGATGGCTGAGACAGTGCGGGAGGTTCTGCCCCACATCCCTGATGATATGATATTCCAG GACTTGCAACGAACGAATTCTGTCAGCGTAACTGTGAATAATCTTCTCCAGATGTGA
- the LOC120003960 gene encoding luc7-like protein 3: protein MDAQRALLDELMGSARNLTEEERKGYKELTWEDREVCRFYMVRFCPHDLFVNTRSDLGPCPRIHDQKLKESFEKSPRHDAYVPKFEAELAQFCEKLVMDLDRKVRRGRERLAQEVEPAPVAPLPAEKSEQLSVLEEKIKNLLEQVEALGEAGKVDEAEALMRKVELLNAEKTVLTQQPQNNVLMLAQEKKMALCEICGSFLVANDVVERTQSHVSGKQHVGYGMVRDFIAEFKEAKEKAREEERLAREKEAEERRKQKEKETERSHSQDRDRYHDRDRDRERDRHRERDRRSREWNGRSSRDDRSRNGRDRSKDRYRNRSRSRSPLRRSHKRSSRSPVRQY, encoded by the exons CTCGTAACTTGACGGAGGAAGAGAGAAAGGGGTACAAGGAACTCACGTGGGAAGATAGGGAGGTTTGTCGATTCTATATGGTTCGGTTTTGTCCTCATGACCTCTTTGTGAACACTCGAAGTGATCTAG GTCCATGCCCAAGAATTCATGACCAGAAGTTGAAAGAAAG TTTTGAGAAGTCTCCAAGGCATGACGCTTATGTCCCCAAATTTGAAGCTGAACTTGCTCAGTTTTGTGAGAAATTG GTGATGGACTTGGATAGAAAAGTTAGACGTGGACGCGAACGCCTTGCTCAAGAGGTGGAGCCTGCACCTGTTGCTCCATTGCCAGCTGAAAAGTCTGAACAGCTATCGGTGTtggaagagaaaataaagaaccTGCTGGAGCAAGTTGAGGCTCTTGGTGAAGCTGGAAAGGTTGATGAAGCTGAAGCTCTTATGAGAAAG GTGGAGCTACTGAATGCAGAGAAGACAGTTTTGACACAACAACCTCAAAATAATGTATTAATGCTTGCACAGGAGAAGAAGATGGCTTTATGTGAGATATGTGGTTCCTTTCTAGTGGCTAATGATGTTGTAGAGAGGACTCAGTCTCATGTTTCAGGGAAGCAGCATGTTGGTTATGGCATGGTCCGGGATTTCATAGCTGAGTTTAAG GAGGCCAAAGAGAAGGCAAGAGAAGAGGAAAGGTTAGCAAGGGAGAAAGAAGCTGAAGAACGGAGGAAACAGAAGGAGAAGGAAACTGAGAGGAGTCATTCACAGGACAGGGACAGGTATCATGATCGAGACAGAGACCGAGAGCGGGACCGACATAGAGAACGTGACCGGAGGTCACGAGAGTGGAATGGTAGAAGTAGTAGGGATGATCGGTCCAGAAATGGAAGAGACCGAAGCAAGGATCGATACCGTAACCGAAGCAGGTCGCGTTCCCCTCTTAGACGTAGTCACAAGAGGTCATCTAGAAGTCCAGTTCGCCAATATTAA
- the LOC120004199 gene encoding uncharacterized protein LOC120004199, which yields MSEAAGLCSIFIFLCLSLHACNARNFRIDDDKGTSNTKIVGSSMVKMDFSEDKGTSNIWRSEDEDPAAATQELDEESDIPNEEMKNVKEDKESSAGVAPVKPDPVVNSVSWRVPQKSSSHSEHPGFNSDYSQPRTRTPCHN from the exons ATGTCTGAAGCAGCTGGCCTTTGTAGCATCTTTATCTTCCTTTGTCTTTCCTTGCATGCATGTAATGCTCGCAATTTTCGGATCGATGATGATAAGGGTACTTCTAACACAAAAATCGTTGGCTCTAGCATG GTGAAGATGGATTTTTCAGAGGATAAAGGAACAAGTAACATATGGAGAAGTGAAGATGAAGATCCAGCAGCAGCCACCCAAGAGTTGGATGAGGAGTCAGATATTCCAAATGAGGAAATGAAGAACGTGAAAGAAGACAAAGAGAGTAGTGCAGGTGTTGCTCCTGTGAAGCCTGATCCTGTAGTTAATTCCGTTTCATGGCGTGTGCCTCAGAAAAGTAGTAGCCACAGTGAACATCCAGGGTTTAACTCTGATTACTCGCAACCAAGGACCCGAACTCCATGTCACAACTGA
- the LOC120003962 gene encoding 23.6 kDa heat shock protein, mitochondrial-like isoform X1, producing MASSLVLWRLVSSNLHPSSLRVIRPVATGQSATRLFNTNAVREFDDEDDERSLDYGRRSGRTVSRRGDDFFSGNVFDLSPARSVSQVLNLMDKFMDNPFLSASRGMGSGIRRGWDARETDDGLHFSVDMPGLGKEDVKVAVEQNNLIIKGEGEKGGDGEESGRKYSSRIHLPEKIYKTDQIKAEMKNGVLKVVVPKLKAEERADVFNVKVD from the exons ATGGCGTCCTCTCTTGTTCTCTGGAGACTTGTCTCTTCTAACCTCCACCCTAGCTCTCTGCGTGTGATCCGACCTGTAGCCACAGGACAATCGGCCACACGCCTCTTCAACACTAATGCTGTTCGCGAGTTCGATGACGAAGATGACGAGCGCAGCCTGGACTACGGTCGCCGCTCAGGCCGTACCGTTTCTCGCCGTGGAGACGATTTTTTCTCAGGTA atgtgtttgatttgtctccAGCACGAAGCGTGAGCCAGGTGCTGAACTTGATGGACAAATTCATGGACAATCCTTTCCTCTCCGCTTCGCGCGGCATGGGGTCCGGAATCCGCCGAGGTTGGGATGCGCGCGAGACAGACGATGGTTTACACTTCAGCGTTGATATGCCGGGACTAGGCAAGGAGGACGTGAAGGTTGCGGTGGAGCAGAACAACCTGATCATCAAGGGCGAAGGAGAAAAAGGTGGAGATGGTGAGGAGAGCGGCAGAAAGTACTCGAGCCGAATTCATCTGCCAGAGAAAATTTACAAGACTGATCAAATCAAGGCTGAGATGAAGAATGGTGTGTTGAAGGTGGTTGTGCCCAAGCTGAAGGCGGAAGAGAGGGCTGATGTGTTCAACGTCAAGGTTGATTAG
- the LOC120004287 gene encoding putative glycerol-3-phosphate transporter 1: protein MGSLSEPQPEINDDKPCGIRILECSKKSKLSYKTHQTIVLIVTFLAYASYHASRKSTSIVQSTLDPLSSDVGLKVIPWGKRFTRVLGDGWAPFNGSDGTALLGEIDVAFLSAYAIGMFFSGHLGDRMNLRYFLTVGMVGTGLFTSLFGVGYWLNIHNFYYYLAIQMLAGLFQSSGWPSVVAVVGNWFGKSKRGLIMGIWNAHTSVGNISGSLIASALLSYGWGWSFVVPGLIIAFVGLVVFLLLPISPESVGADRDEDDELHFSRKYGEEVTEPLLRADSEVMENAVGFIEAWRIPGVATFAFCLFFSKLVAYTFLYWLPFYISHTAIDGKYLSSETAGNLSTVFDVGGILGGILAGHISDRLDARAITAASFMYCAIPSLFFYRYFGHVSLALNVVFMFICGLFVNGPYALITTAVSADLGTHSSLKGNSRALATVTAIIDGTGSIGAAIGPLLTGYISATSWSAVFTMLMVAALVAGLLLTKLVVAEVGAKISESRSRGAPSRSPTAALV, encoded by the exons ATGGGTTCACTGTCGGAGCCTCAACCCGAGATAAACGATGATAAACCCTGTGGAATCCGGATCTTAGAATGCTCAAAGAAGTCAAAACTTTCCTACAAAACACATCAAACCATTGTCTTGATTGTAACGTTTCTTGCATACGCTAGCTACCATGCCTCGCGAAAGAGCACAAGCATTGTCCAGAGCACTCTTGATCCCCTGTCATCGGATGTTGGCCTGAAAGTCATCCCTTGGGGGAAAAGATTTACACGGGTCCTTGGAGATGGTTGGGCTCCATTTAATGGATCAGATGGCACTGCATTGCTGGGTGAAATTGATGTGGCATTTCTTTCTGCATATGCCATTGGAATGTTCTTTTCTGGGCATTTAGGGGATAGAATGAATTTAAGATACTTTTTAACAGTAGGAATGGTGGGAACTGGACTATTTACCTCACTTTTTGGAGTCGGATATTGGTTGAATATTCACAATTTTTACTACTATTTGGCAATACAAATGCTCGCTGGTCTGTTCCAATCAAGTGGATGGCCTTCGGTTGTTGCAGTGGTTGGGAACTGGTTTGGGAAGAGCAAAAGAGGTCTAATAATGGGTATATGGAATGCTCATACTTCAGTTGGGAACATTTCTGGTTCTTTGATTGCTTCTGCCTTGTTATCCTATGGATGGGGTTGGTCCTTTGTTGTTCCGGGCCTCATTATCGCCTTTGTTGGCTTGGTAGTATTCCTTTTACTGCCTATTAGTCCAGAATCTGTTGGAGCAGATAGAGATGAAGATGACGAATTACACTTCTCCAGGAAATATGGAGAGGAAGTAACCGAGCCCCTGCTGAGGGCGGATTCAGAGGTTATGGAGAATGCTGTTGGGTTCATAGAAGCATGGAGAATCCCCGGTGTTGCTACTTTTGCGTTTTGCCTGTTCTTTTCCAAATTGGTCGCATACACATTCCTCTATTGGCTACCTTTCTACATTAGCCACACAG CCATCGATGGCAAGTATTTATCAAGTGAGACTGCCGGAAACTTGTCAACAGTGTTTGATGTGGGAGGAATACTTGGAGGGATTCTAGCTGGTCACATTTCTGATCGACTAGATGCTAGAGCCATAACAGCAGCAAGTTTCATGTACTGTGCCATCCCCAGTCTGTTCTTCTATCGTTACTTCGGGCACGTTTCCTTGGCTCTAAACGTGGTTTTTATGTTCATTTGTGGCTTGTTTGTAAATGGACCTTATGCCCTCATAACAACAGCTGTCTCAGCTGACCTTGGAACACATAGTTCATTGAAGGGGAACTCGCGAGCATTGGCAACTGTGACAGCAATTATAGATGGAACAGGCTCTATTGGTGCAGCAATTGGACCATTATTGACTGGTTATATCTCCGCTACGAGCTGGAGTGCAGTTTTCACAATGCTAATGGTAGCAGCACTGGTTGCAGGCCTGCTTCTGACCAAGCTTGTTGTGGCTGAAGTTGGTGCAAAGATTTCAGAATCACGGTCTCGAGGAGCACCATCAAGATCTCCTACTGCAGCCCTTGTGTGA
- the LOC120003952 gene encoding BAG family molecular chaperone regulator 7-like: MSRIRRIEIIDPYYPSFSVRETSIFTPKTVTLPSFVIEEPEPDFNFALDLLNPTRSPFELFDTYTDLIHVERTPSFCSYKRIHQRVGTELSLLTLCDRVSELESKFDRLLNAKVSAAGDRKYTWTADIKGPLERKYKLTAEIKEEKKKKEEKKAGIEKNYKWTAEIKGKGKNGLRSYTFKASSGDAGESSGSDEEDEKEKKKIGKKEKQGKCATRLVQIEEPSDHGAIVLRQAFAKRTGAVKSAKGKQKELSSQDAALMIQMSFRTYLIRRSQALRALRDLAVAKAKLKEIRALFNNFSYRKRIAGDAAERQRFSEKIIVLLLTVDAIEGADLMVRAAKRSMIDELEAILDVLDPQPTGKSLSMRRRTFDMPDSVIRKEIAEGVAQVVRMLDNEEKNGSTFEACL, translated from the exons ATGAGCAGAATCAGGAGAATCGAGATCATCGACCCCTACTATCCCTCTTTCTCCGTCAGAGAAACCTCCATTTTCACCCCCAAAACCGTAACCTTACCCTCATTTGTAATTGAAGAGCCAGAGCCTGACTTTAACTTTGCTCTCGATCTCCTAAATCCTACCCGTAGCCCATTCGAGCTCTTTGACACCTATACTGATCTGATCCATGTAGAGAGAACGCCGTCATTTTGCTCCTACAAGAGGATTCATCAGCGAGTGGGGACCGAGCTGAGCTTGCTGACTCTGTGCGACCGAGTCTCCGAGCTCGAGTCCAAATTTGACCGGCTGTTAAACGCGAAGGTTAGTGCTGCCGGCGACAGGAAATACACATGGACGGCGGACATCAAGGGTCCATTAGAGAGGAAGTACAAGTTGACAGCGGAGatcaaagaagagaagaagaagaaagaagagaagaaggcGGGGATCGAGAAGAACTATAAGTGGACGGCTGAGATTAAGGGCAAAGGAAAGAATGGATTGCGGTCTTACACgttcaaagcatcaagtggcGATGCAGGGGAGAGTAGCGGATCAGATGAGGAGgatgagaaggagaagaagaagattggtaAGAAAGAGAAGCAGGGAAAGTGTGCCACGCGTCTGGTGCAGATTGAAGAGCCCTCTGATCATGGGGCTATCGTTTTAAGACAG GCATTTGCCAAGAGAACTGGTGCTGTTAAAAGTGCAAAGGGCAAGCAGAAGGAATTGTCTTCTCAAGATGCTGCTTTGATGATCCAGATGTCTTTTAGAACTTATCTGATTCGTAGGTCACAGGCTCTTCGTGCACTTAGAGACCTGGCAGTTGCCAAGGCCAAGCTGAAGGAGATTAGGGCCTTGTTCAACAACTTCTCCTACCGCAAACGCATAGCTGGTGATGCAGCGGAGCGTCAGAGGTTCTCTGAGAAAATCATTGTACTACTTCTTACTGTTGATGCCATTGAG GGTGCTGATTTGATGGTGCGAGCTGCGAAGAGATCAATGATAGATGAGCTTGAAGCGATACTTGATGTGTTGGACCCACAGCCCACTGGTAAATCACTATCAATGAGAAGGAGAACATTTGATATGCCTGATAGTGTCATCAGGAAGGAAATTGCAGAAGGTGTGGCACAGGTTGTCCGAATGCTTGATAATGAAGAGAAGAATGGCAGCACCTTTGAGGCATGCCTGTGA
- the LOC120003962 gene encoding 23.6 kDa heat shock protein, mitochondrial-like isoform X2, which yields MASSLVLWRLVSSNLHPSSLRVIRPVATGQSATRLFNTNAVREFDDEDDERSLDYGRRSGRTVSRRGDDFFSDVFDLSPARSVSQVLNLMDKFMDNPFLSASRGMGSGIRRGWDARETDDGLHFSVDMPGLGKEDVKVAVEQNNLIIKGEGEKGGDGEESGRKYSSRIHLPEKIYKTDQIKAEMKNGVLKVVVPKLKAEERADVFNVKVD from the exons ATGGCGTCCTCTCTTGTTCTCTGGAGACTTGTCTCTTCTAACCTCCACCCTAGCTCTCTGCGTGTGATCCGACCTGTAGCCACAGGACAATCGGCCACACGCCTCTTCAACACTAATGCTGTTCGCGAGTTCGATGACGAAGATGACGAGCGCAGCCTGGACTACGGTCGCCGCTCAGGCCGTACCGTTTCTCGCCGTGGAGACGATTTTTTCTCAG atgtgtttgatttgtctccAGCACGAAGCGTGAGCCAGGTGCTGAACTTGATGGACAAATTCATGGACAATCCTTTCCTCTCCGCTTCGCGCGGCATGGGGTCCGGAATCCGCCGAGGTTGGGATGCGCGCGAGACAGACGATGGTTTACACTTCAGCGTTGATATGCCGGGACTAGGCAAGGAGGACGTGAAGGTTGCGGTGGAGCAGAACAACCTGATCATCAAGGGCGAAGGAGAAAAAGGTGGAGATGGTGAGGAGAGCGGCAGAAAGTACTCGAGCCGAATTCATCTGCCAGAGAAAATTTACAAGACTGATCAAATCAAGGCTGAGATGAAGAATGGTGTGTTGAAGGTGGTTGTGCCCAAGCTGAAGGCGGAAGAGAGGGCTGATGTGTTCAACGTCAAGGTTGATTAG